In a genomic window of Spirosoma agri:
- a CDS encoding DUF6660 family protein, which translates to MKWLTTFLAFYLLGLSLWPCADDTPPTSGPGNYVVLTNAPVPQSGSTHEHHDQCTPFCSCTCCAATISITPNFSYALAHSVEITGIAAVAFPYVSLHWADPLSAIWQPPKLRV; encoded by the coding sequence GTGAAGTGGCTGACAACTTTCTTGGCGTTTTATCTGCTTGGTCTTTCGCTGTGGCCTTGCGCAGATGATACCCCACCTACCAGTGGGCCGGGTAACTATGTCGTGCTGACAAACGCACCCGTTCCGCAGTCTGGTTCGACTCACGAACATCACGATCAGTGTACCCCGTTTTGCAGTTGTACCTGCTGCGCGGCCACGATTAGCATTACTCCCAATTTTTCGTACGCCCTGGCTCACTCCGTTGAGATCACCGGGATAGCCGCCGTCGCGTTCCCGTACGTTTCGCTTCACTGGGCTGATCCGCTTTCGGCCATCTGGCAACCGCCCAAACTCCGGGTCTGA
- a CDS encoding HmuY family protein has product MKRALVFMLVLAVSTLNACKESEPPLPDNLIQFESAEQGLDAATKEATIKLKLSRAVDAATPVTVQVTPTGIAAGTQFTTTPALTGNTLSLTVPAGSSETSFKLTKADNIFLSGTETVALAITSAASPVLVGTTKQLTVKFTSIISSGTNLTLDGGTGGSSAVNAVFVDLSNNAQSSVKRASWDLGFSSGTDFRVILNNMTGAAAIALAKNDLNQVTAADTVGLVLSTSNFDPAGLKLIDDVSGDLTKTVIPSISATDANNKVYIVNRGTGGSTPAKGWIKIRVLRNGTTGYTLQYAGIKETTFKTVSITKDAAYNFSYVSFDTGAAVTVEPAKARWDIEWTGGIYITSDGTNNIPYYFSDQVYINFLAGVTAAEVMTSTVTYDAYAESNIATTTFKADRSVIGSNWRATTGTVGVKTDRFYVVKDAAGNVYKLKFISFISNDGGVRGNPKFDYKLVKQAN; this is encoded by the coding sequence ATGAAAAGAGCCCTTGTTTTTATGCTCGTGCTGGCCGTAAGTACCCTGAATGCCTGTAAAGAAAGTGAGCCACCGCTACCCGACAATCTGATCCAGTTCGAGAGTGCTGAACAGGGACTGGATGCCGCTACCAAAGAAGCCACCATCAAGTTGAAATTATCCCGTGCCGTCGATGCGGCTACCCCCGTTACCGTTCAGGTCACGCCTACCGGTATCGCAGCGGGAACGCAGTTCACAACGACGCCAGCCTTAACCGGCAACACACTGTCACTAACAGTTCCTGCCGGAAGCAGCGAAACCTCCTTTAAACTGACGAAAGCCGATAACATCTTCCTGAGTGGAACCGAAACGGTTGCCCTGGCCATTACGTCGGCGGCAAGTCCGGTACTGGTTGGAACGACAAAACAGCTTACCGTTAAATTTACGTCCATCATTTCGTCGGGTACCAACCTGACGCTGGACGGTGGAACGGGTGGTTCCAGCGCCGTCAATGCGGTCTTTGTCGATTTGAGTAACAACGCGCAAAGCTCGGTGAAGCGGGCAAGCTGGGATTTAGGCTTCTCATCGGGCACAGATTTCCGGGTTATTCTTAACAACATGACGGGTGCCGCAGCCATCGCTCTGGCGAAGAATGATTTAAACCAAGTGACGGCCGCCGATACCGTTGGTCTTGTGCTGAGCACCAGTAATTTCGATCCGGCAGGGTTAAAATTAATAGATGATGTATCGGGTGATCTGACGAAAACAGTGATCCCATCGATTTCAGCTACCGACGCGAACAACAAAGTGTACATTGTTAACCGGGGTACGGGTGGATCAACACCCGCCAAAGGTTGGATAAAAATCAGGGTATTACGCAATGGTACAACGGGTTATACGCTTCAGTATGCCGGTATCAAGGAAACGACGTTCAAGACCGTGTCGATCACGAAAGACGCGGCCTATAATTTCAGCTACGTATCGTTTGATACCGGTGCTGCTGTAACCGTTGAGCCGGCCAAAGCCCGCTGGGACATTGAGTGGACCGGTGGTATCTACATCACCAGTGACGGCACCAACAACATTCCGTATTACTTCTCGGATCAGGTTTACATCAACTTCCTGGCGGGTGTAACGGCTGCCGAAGTCATGACCAGCACGGTTACGTACGATGCGTATGCGGAGAGCAACATTGCCACGACAACCTTCAAAGCTGATCGCTCAGTGATTGGCTCAAACTGGCGGGCAACCACCGGAACCGTTGGGGTGAAAACCGATCGGTTCTACGTGGTGAAGGATGCTGCGGGCAACGTCTACAAACTTAAATTCATCAGCTTCATCTCCAACGATGGCGGAGTACGGGGCAATCCGAAATTCGACTACAAGCTGGTTAAACAAGCCAACTAA
- a CDS encoding heme/hemin ABC transporter substrate-binding protein, which translates to MKQSFVFTTWLTCLLLVFLGNNQSADAARSPKEEPVRIVSLDGTVSEILCDLGLQSHLIGVDVTSTYPESLKKLPKVGHNRTISAEGVISLKPTLVLTTQNAGTKSEVIEQIKSAGINVITFQQEYSIAGAKKLIQDVATTCQVGSKAKPLIKKLDADLALVKKATNSPKVLFIYARGTGTMMVSGRGTQVDKMIELAGGVNATPDFENYKPLTAESLVAANPDVILLFDSGLESLGGPGGLLKVQGVAQTNAGKYGRIIDMDGHLLSGFSPRLGKALQELAQKMNQKPKA; encoded by the coding sequence ATGAAACAATCATTCGTTTTTACCACGTGGCTCACGTGCCTGCTTCTGGTTTTCTTGGGAAATAATCAGTCCGCCGATGCCGCCAGATCGCCTAAGGAGGAGCCGGTTCGCATCGTTTCACTCGATGGAACCGTCAGCGAGATTCTTTGCGATCTGGGGCTGCAATCACACCTGATCGGTGTCGATGTGACGAGTACCTATCCCGAATCGCTGAAAAAACTACCGAAAGTCGGTCATAACCGGACCATCTCCGCCGAAGGTGTTATCTCGCTGAAGCCAACGCTGGTGCTGACGACTCAGAATGCCGGTACGAAATCCGAAGTAATTGAGCAGATCAAATCGGCGGGTATCAACGTCATTACGTTTCAGCAGGAATACAGCATCGCTGGTGCGAAAAAGCTGATCCAGGACGTGGCGACAACGTGTCAGGTTGGTTCGAAAGCGAAGCCACTGATCAAAAAACTAGACGCTGATCTGGCGCTGGTCAAAAAAGCGACGAATAGCCCGAAGGTGCTGTTCATCTACGCCCGGGGAACCGGCACGATGATGGTATCGGGCCGGGGTACGCAGGTCGACAAAATGATCGAGCTGGCCGGGGGCGTCAACGCTACCCCTGATTTTGAGAACTACAAACCCCTGACGGCGGAGTCGCTGGTAGCGGCCAACCCCGACGTAATTTTACTGTTCGACAGTGGCCTCGAAAGTCTGGGGGGTCCTGGTGGTTTGTTGAAGGTCCAGGGCGTGGCGCAAACCAATGCGGGTAAATACGGCCGGATCATCGATATGGATGGTCACCTGCTAAGCGGCTTCTCCCCTCGGCTGGGAAAAGCCTTGCAGGAGCTGGCTCAAAAAATGAATCAGAAACCCAAAGCGTAA
- a CDS encoding DUF6686 family protein produces the protein MAHCHQFRTLAESELGYVGICEGCRTVNVAFQNSLFCLSLNQFDAFRELIHERLAMRPVYTSHGKELLLPTPMPNYFLLFAHDEVDKLGALLTEAAPVLEAERILDVSRTN, from the coding sequence ATGGCACACTGTCATCAATTTCGTACCCTCGCCGAAAGTGAACTCGGCTATGTCGGTATCTGCGAAGGTTGCCGCACGGTCAATGTGGCGTTCCAGAATTCGCTGTTTTGTTTGTCCCTGAACCAGTTCGATGCCTTCCGGGAGCTAATTCATGAGCGATTGGCCATGCGCCCCGTGTATACCTCGCACGGTAAAGAGCTGCTGCTGCCGACCCCCATGCCGAACTATTTTCTGCTCTTCGCCCACGACGAGGTAGACAAGCTGGGTGCGCTATTGACCGAAGCAGCTCCGGTTCTGGAAGCCGAACGCATTCTGGACGTGAGCCGTACAAACTAA
- a CDS encoding CusA/CzcA family heavy metal efflux RND transporter: protein MLDRIIHFSIRNKLIIGLLTAALVLWGSYSLTRLPIDALPDITNNQVQVITQSPALSALDVERLISFPIEQTMATLPNLVEVRSISRFGLSVVTIVFTDEVDVYMARQQVFERLQQARSQIPVEAGSPELSPVTTGLGEIYQYVLRAKPGYEKRYSAMELRSIQDWLVRRQLLGTKGVADVSSFGGFLKQYEVAVDPQRLRAAGVTMDELFTALQHNNQNAGGAYIDRRPNAYFIRSEGLIGSLADIGKIQIHRTPAGIPVLVRDVAQVQLGHAVRYGAMTRNGEGEVVGAIVMMLKGANSSDVIGNVKERIEQIKKSLPEGVDIHAFLDRSKLVSRAIGTVERNLIEGALIVVFVLVLLLGNWRAGLVVASVIPLSMLFAVSLMNLFGVSGNLMSLGAIDFGLIVDGAVIIVEATLHHIALKSFRHQLSQSEMDDEVFESASRIRSSAAFGEIIILIVYLPILALVGIEGKMFRPMAQTVAFAIAGAFILSLTYVPMISSLLLSKKPVREGTRTISDRIMAFFQRGYAPVIRWTLNHRGIVVGGSIVLFAASLFIFSRLGGEFIPQLDEGDFAVETRVMTGSSLSQSTDATLQAGRMLKESFPEVIEVIGKTGTGEIPTDPMPIEATDLMVILKDRPEWTSASSREELADKMQDKLNQIPGVSFGFLQPIQMRFSELISGVKQDVAIKLYGEELTVLADYAARIGRVVTTVPGAKDLYVEQVAGLPQIVVRFDRDALARFGVSIEDANRYIQTAFAGASAGLVYEGERRYALMIRLQQQNRQRLEDVQNLLITSADGQTIPLSQVADVSFQTSVNQIQRENAQRRITVAFNVRDRDVESVVRELQQKLDQQIKLPPGYYLTYGGQFQNLEEAKDRLMVAVPVALGLIFTLLFFTFGSIRQSLLIFSAIPLSAIGGIVALWLRGMPFSISAGVGFIALFGVAVLNGIVLIGEFNHLRKETELDLRARILRGTATRLRPVLMTALVASLGFLPMALATTAGAEVQRPLATVVIGGLLSATLLTLLVLPCLYWWEQTAGGTDTLKANQSAITGAASGKLASGLLLLVLLGGSGSSVQAQVPQLTAGTLSLDAALRQATANNGTARVSALNTAVQQTGRRSARDIGATNLTWTGGQYNGSSFDNNFTISQSLPNPKLIKQLGKLADANVRSSEVQARLTQNGLRAQVKAAYYDLLYLGERSKLLRSQDSLLVAFRAATELRLKTGEGTSIEVATASNQLGELRNLLAQTEADREIAQSRLQTLLNTNQPLRITDSLLTRRELPALTDSATLAQTPELALLRQQTDVAAQQTRVEQARLLPSFSLGYFNQSLIGTYVVNNQEVTYGGGKRFQGVIAGIAMPLFTRPQRARVEAAQLGQQLSEASLTLAQRNLQGELRSLVQAIRKLQSSLTYYEQTGLPTANLLTSQANRAFRAGEIAYLQLSQALTQSYQTRTGYVDTINQYNQAVIALEQVLGLP, encoded by the coding sequence ATGCTGGATCGCATCATCCACTTTTCCATACGGAATAAACTCATCATTGGCCTCTTAACGGCCGCGCTGGTACTTTGGGGCAGCTACTCACTGACCCGGCTCCCCATTGATGCACTACCCGATATAACGAACAATCAGGTGCAGGTCATCACGCAAAGCCCGGCCCTGTCGGCGCTGGATGTGGAGCGGCTTATCAGCTTTCCCATAGAGCAGACCATGGCAACCCTGCCCAATCTGGTTGAGGTTCGTTCCATTTCCCGCTTCGGTCTGTCGGTGGTTACCATTGTCTTTACCGACGAGGTCGACGTGTACATGGCCCGTCAGCAGGTTTTCGAACGATTGCAGCAGGCGCGCTCCCAAATCCCCGTTGAGGCCGGTAGCCCCGAACTATCGCCTGTGACCACGGGTCTTGGCGAAATTTACCAGTATGTTTTGCGGGCTAAACCCGGCTACGAAAAACGCTACTCGGCCATGGAACTACGCTCCATTCAGGACTGGCTTGTCCGGCGGCAATTGTTGGGCACCAAAGGCGTTGCGGACGTGAGCAGTTTCGGCGGTTTTCTCAAGCAGTATGAAGTAGCCGTTGATCCGCAACGACTCCGGGCCGCGGGCGTTACGATGGATGAGCTGTTTACGGCCTTGCAACACAACAACCAGAATGCGGGGGGCGCCTACATCGACCGCCGGCCCAATGCCTATTTTATCCGTTCTGAAGGACTCATTGGTTCGTTGGCCGATATTGGCAAGATTCAAATTCACCGAACACCGGCGGGCATTCCGGTGCTGGTACGCGATGTGGCGCAGGTTCAGTTGGGGCATGCTGTACGGTACGGAGCCATGACGCGCAACGGCGAGGGGGAGGTGGTAGGCGCGATCGTGATGATGCTGAAAGGCGCGAACTCGTCCGATGTGATTGGCAACGTGAAGGAGCGCATTGAGCAAATCAAAAAATCGCTGCCCGAAGGCGTTGACATTCACGCTTTTCTGGATCGCAGCAAACTCGTCAGCCGCGCCATCGGAACGGTCGAGCGCAACCTGATCGAAGGTGCGTTGATTGTGGTTTTTGTACTGGTCCTATTGCTGGGCAACTGGCGGGCGGGGCTGGTCGTAGCGTCGGTGATACCGCTGTCGATGCTGTTTGCCGTGTCGTTAATGAATCTGTTTGGCGTATCCGGTAACCTGATGAGTTTGGGCGCGATCGACTTTGGGCTGATCGTGGACGGTGCGGTGATCATTGTGGAAGCAACGCTGCATCACATTGCACTCAAAAGTTTCCGTCACCAGCTCTCCCAGAGCGAAATGGATGACGAAGTTTTTGAATCGGCCAGCCGCATTCGCTCGTCGGCAGCTTTCGGCGAAATCATCATCCTGATCGTTTATTTACCCATTCTGGCCCTGGTCGGTATCGAAGGGAAAATGTTCCGCCCGATGGCCCAAACCGTTGCGTTTGCCATTGCCGGTGCGTTCATCCTGTCGCTGACCTACGTGCCCATGATCTCGTCGCTACTGCTCAGTAAAAAGCCGGTACGGGAAGGAACACGCACGATTTCAGACCGCATTATGGCCTTTTTTCAGCGCGGCTACGCCCCCGTCATTCGATGGACGCTCAACCACCGAGGCATCGTTGTCGGTGGCTCGATAGTCCTGTTTGCTGCGTCGCTCTTTATTTTCTCGCGCCTGGGCGGTGAATTTATTCCGCAACTGGACGAAGGCGACTTTGCCGTTGAAACGCGGGTCATGACGGGTTCGTCCCTGTCCCAATCAACCGATGCTACCCTACAGGCGGGGCGTATGCTGAAAGAAAGTTTTCCGGAAGTCATCGAAGTCATCGGTAAAACGGGAACCGGCGAGATTCCGACCGATCCAATGCCCATCGAAGCTACCGATCTGATGGTGATTCTGAAAGATCGCCCAGAATGGACTTCGGCCAGCAGTCGGGAGGAACTAGCCGATAAAATGCAGGATAAACTAAATCAGATACCCGGTGTAAGTTTTGGCTTTCTTCAACCCATTCAGATGCGATTCAGCGAATTGATTTCAGGCGTAAAACAGGACGTGGCCATCAAACTGTACGGCGAAGAGTTGACCGTACTGGCCGATTATGCCGCCCGCATTGGCCGGGTTGTCACGACGGTGCCGGGCGCAAAAGATCTATACGTCGAACAGGTAGCGGGTCTGCCACAGATTGTTGTCCGGTTCGACCGCGACGCGCTGGCCCGCTTCGGGGTGTCGATCGAGGATGCTAACCGATACATTCAGACCGCTTTTGCCGGGGCATCGGCAGGGCTGGTTTATGAAGGCGAACGGCGCTATGCGCTGATGATCCGGCTACAGCAGCAGAACCGGCAACGGCTGGAGGACGTACAAAACCTGCTCATAACGTCGGCAGACGGCCAGACAATTCCGCTGAGCCAGGTTGCTGACGTATCGTTTCAAACGAGCGTCAATCAGATTCAGCGCGAAAATGCGCAACGCCGAATCACCGTAGCCTTCAACGTGCGCGACCGGGACGTCGAGAGCGTTGTGCGGGAGTTGCAGCAGAAACTGGATCAACAAATCAAACTCCCACCCGGCTATTACCTGACCTATGGCGGCCAGTTTCAGAACCTGGAGGAAGCCAAGGACCGGCTCATGGTGGCGGTCCCGGTGGCGCTGGGGCTAATTTTCACCCTGCTCTTTTTTACGTTTGGCTCTATCCGGCAAAGCCTTTTGATCTTTTCGGCCATCCCGCTCTCGGCCATTGGCGGTATTGTTGCGCTCTGGCTTCGGGGTATGCCCTTCAGTATCTCGGCGGGGGTCGGGTTTATTGCGCTCTTCGGCGTGGCCGTACTCAACGGCATCGTATTGATCGGCGAATTCAACCACCTTCGAAAGGAAACGGAACTGGACTTACGGGCTCGCATTTTACGAGGAACAGCCACCCGGCTTCGCCCGGTACTGATGACGGCGTTGGTCGCATCGCTGGGTTTTTTACCAATGGCGTTGGCGACTACTGCCGGGGCAGAAGTACAACGTCCATTAGCGACGGTCGTGATTGGCGGCCTGCTTTCGGCCACCCTGCTCACGCTGCTGGTATTGCCTTGTCTGTATTGGTGGGAGCAAACAGCCGGGGGGACGGATACGCTGAAGGCCAACCAGTCAGCCATCACCGGAGCGGCAAGTGGCAAACTAGCCAGTGGGCTACTGCTGCTCGTTCTATTGGGCGGTAGTGGTTCGTCGGTACAGGCACAGGTGCCACAGCTAACGGCGGGGACGCTGTCGCTCGATGCGGCCCTTCGGCAGGCAACGGCCAACAATGGAACGGCGCGCGTCAGTGCCCTCAACACTGCCGTACAGCAAACCGGTCGGCGGTCAGCGCGTGATATTGGCGCAACGAATTTGACCTGGACGGGCGGGCAATACAATGGCAGTAGCTTCGACAATAATTTCACGATCTCCCAGAGTCTGCCCAACCCTAAATTGATCAAACAGCTTGGAAAGCTGGCTGATGCCAACGTGCGAAGCAGTGAAGTGCAGGCGAGGCTCACGCAGAACGGGTTGAGGGCACAGGTTAAAGCCGCCTACTACGACCTGCTCTACCTGGGCGAACGCAGTAAACTCCTACGGTCGCAGGATAGCCTGTTGGTGGCGTTCCGGGCGGCTACTGAGCTTCGGCTGAAAACGGGCGAAGGAACGAGCATTGAAGTGGCGACGGCTAGTAATCAACTCGGCGAACTACGGAATCTGCTGGCCCAAACGGAAGCCGATCGCGAAATCGCACAAAGCCGGTTGCAAACCCTGCTCAATACCAACCAACCCCTACGGATTACCGACAGTCTCTTGACTCGCCGGGAGTTACCCGCCCTGACCGATTCGGCAACGCTGGCGCAAACGCCCGAACTGGCCCTGCTTCGGCAACAAACTGATGTAGCGGCCCAGCAGACCCGCGTTGAACAGGCTCGACTCCTACCCTCTTTTTCGCTCGGCTATTTCAACCAATCGTTGATCGGCACGTATGTGGTCAACAATCAGGAAGTGACCTACGGGGGCGGCAAACGCTTCCAGGGGGTTATTGCCGGTATCGCCATGCCCTTGTTCACCCGACCGCAGCGCGCCCGCGTCGAAGCGGCCCAACTGGGTCAGCAACTCAGCGAAGCCAGTCTCACACTGGCTCAACGCAATTTGCAGGGTGAGTTACGGAGCTTGGTTCAGGCTATTCGTAAACTGCAAAGTAGCCTGACCTATTACGAACAAACCGGTCTGCCCACCGCCAATCTGTTGACCAGTCAGGCCAATCGGGCGTTTCGCGCCGGGGAAATTGCGTACCTGCAACTATCGCAGGCGCTGACCCAGTCTTATCAGACACGCACGGGCTATGTCGACACGATCAATCAGTACAATCAGGCCGTCATTGCCCTGGAACAAGTACTCGGCCTGCCTTAA
- a CDS encoding FecCD family ABC transporter permease produces the protein MDIPTATINPPSTVRPAQRSVLRTTVNPWLMPSLVISLLITIVLSVSVGAMRITPYEIWLIGSKAFGNSVEVDGSKEAILLAIRLPRVCLAVLIGAGLAISGAAIQGLFRNPLADPGLIGISSGASLAAVMMIVLEAAFFKQLTGLLGLYALSVVAFAGACTTAFIVYRVSKLGGKALMTTMLLTGIAINALSGALTGIMTYMATDEQLRNITFWSLGSLGGASWTSVLAILPFTVIALIGIPRLAKSLNLLALGESQANMLGVNLKSIKRQVIIFSTMAVGTSVAVAGIIGFVGLVVPHLIRMGAGSDHRRVLTGSALGGAVVLTLADSLARTLVAPAELPIGILTALVGTPVFLWILFREKRRAV, from the coding sequence ATGGATATACCCACCGCAACCATCAATCCGCCATCGACCGTACGTCCGGCTCAGCGATCGGTGCTCCGAACAACCGTCAATCCGTGGTTGATGCCGTCACTGGTCATTAGCCTGCTGATAACGATTGTCCTGTCGGTCAGTGTCGGTGCTATGCGCATTACGCCGTATGAGATCTGGCTCATTGGCAGCAAAGCCTTCGGTAATTCGGTTGAGGTCGATGGGTCGAAAGAAGCCATTCTGCTGGCAATCCGGTTACCCAGGGTGTGTCTGGCGGTGCTCATTGGCGCAGGACTGGCCATTTCAGGGGCCGCGATCCAGGGCCTGTTCCGAAACCCTCTCGCCGATCCGGGACTGATCGGTATTTCGTCGGGGGCGTCGCTGGCCGCGGTGATGATGATCGTGCTGGAGGCCGCTTTCTTTAAGCAACTCACCGGGTTGTTGGGCCTGTACGCACTATCGGTCGTTGCGTTTGCGGGGGCTTGCACCACCGCGTTTATAGTCTACCGCGTGTCGAAGTTGGGGGGTAAAGCCCTCATGACGACCATGTTGCTGACCGGCATCGCCATCAATGCGCTCTCCGGAGCGTTGACGGGTATCATGACGTACATGGCTACGGATGAGCAGCTCCGCAACATTACCTTCTGGAGTCTGGGCAGTCTGGGTGGCGCCAGCTGGACATCCGTGCTGGCGATCTTACCCTTTACCGTCATTGCGCTGATTGGCATACCGCGTCTGGCCAAATCGCTGAATTTACTGGCCCTCGGCGAAAGCCAGGCAAACATGCTGGGTGTCAATCTCAAGAGCATCAAGCGGCAGGTCATTATCTTTTCGACGATGGCCGTTGGTACGTCCGTGGCGGTGGCCGGCATTATTGGTTTTGTGGGCCTAGTGGTTCCGCATCTCATCCGAATGGGAGCCGGTTCTGATCATCGACGCGTCCTGACGGGATCGGCCCTGGGTGGTGCGGTTGTGCTCACGCTGGCGGACTCCCTCGCCCGAACTCTCGTGGCACCCGCCGAGCTACCGATTGGTATTCTCACGGCATTGGTCGGTACGCCCGTTTTTTTGTGGATTCTGTTTCGTGAAAAACGCCGGGCGGTTTAG
- a CDS encoding heme ABC transporter ATP-binding protein, with protein MLEVKNLSYRIRNRNLLDGVSFRANPGELLAIVGANGAGKSTLLKLCTRELSATDGQIRLQHNPIDSYSEKELSLFRAVLPQQNAVVFPFLVSELVLMGRYPHFDFHPAERDYTIAELALKKVGMWDFASRIFTTLSGGEQQRVQLARVLAQIWDVSQGILFLDEPTTGLDLLHQHQMLELAREFTQKGFCAVVILHDLNLAAQYADQIVMLRAGQVEAAGTPRDVITAELIQRVFNLKVWLLEHPEMNCPMVVPRYNQIAGSQQ; from the coding sequence ATGTTAGAAGTCAAGAATCTATCGTATCGAATCCGGAATCGGAATCTGCTCGATGGTGTTTCGTTCCGCGCGAATCCGGGCGAACTGCTCGCGATCGTTGGCGCGAACGGAGCCGGGAAATCGACGTTGCTTAAACTGTGTACGCGCGAACTGTCCGCAACGGACGGGCAAATCCGGCTTCAGCACAACCCCATCGACTCGTACTCCGAGAAAGAGCTCTCCTTATTTCGGGCGGTGCTGCCGCAGCAAAACGCGGTCGTCTTTCCGTTTCTGGTCAGTGAGCTGGTCTTGATGGGTCGCTACCCGCATTTCGACTTCCACCCCGCCGAACGGGACTACACCATTGCCGAACTGGCGCTCAAAAAAGTGGGCATGTGGGACTTTGCTTCCCGGATTTTTACCACGCTGTCGGGCGGTGAGCAGCAGCGGGTACAACTGGCGCGCGTGTTGGCTCAAATCTGGGATGTGTCGCAGGGGATTCTGTTTCTGGACGAACCGACGACCGGTCTTGACCTGCTCCATCAGCACCAGATGCTGGAATTGGCCCGCGAGTTTACCCAAAAAGGCTTTTGTGCCGTTGTCATTTTACACGACCTGAATCTGGCAGCGCAGTACGCCGACCAGATTGTTATGCTGCGTGCCGGTCAGGTGGAAGCAGCCGGTACACCCCGCGACGTTATCACGGCAGAACTTATTCAGCGCGTATTCAATCTGAAGGTGTGGCTCCTTGAGCATCCGGAAATGAACTGCCCCATGGTGGTTCCCCGATACAATCAAATAGCGGGTAGTCAACAGTAA
- a CDS encoding hemin-degrading factor has product MITTQSLNERWSAFKEQNPKTRIRDAAKELGVSEAELLATQIGETVQKLDGDFRDLLKDVPTLGHVMALTRNDNIVHERKGVYEKVSFRDQTGLVLGPDIDLRLFMSHWHFGFAVDENGRKSLQFFDLDGLAVHKIYLTDKSDEAAYDALVQKYLAADQASPIVTVPYPAKEADPAGDDVDVQAFQSEWLAMQDTHEFFGLLRKYKLDREQGIRLAPEGHSQSISVDQLKRIFETAAERELPIMIFASSPGCIQIHTGPVKKMASMGPWFNVLDPEFNMHLREDQINSIWVTRKPTKDGIVTGLDLFDQQGNSIALVFGKRKPGIPEMNEWQAIVNEVIAA; this is encoded by the coding sequence ATGATCACAACACAAAGTCTCAACGAGCGCTGGTCTGCGTTCAAGGAACAAAACCCGAAAACCCGTATTCGTGATGCCGCTAAAGAACTGGGCGTAAGCGAAGCCGAACTGCTAGCCACGCAAATTGGCGAAACGGTTCAGAAACTGGACGGCGACTTCCGCGACCTGCTGAAAGACGTGCCCACCCTCGGCCATGTGATGGCTCTGACGCGCAACGACAACATCGTTCACGAACGCAAGGGGGTTTACGAGAAAGTATCGTTCAGGGATCAGACGGGGCTGGTACTTGGGCCGGACATCGACTTACGCCTGTTTATGTCGCACTGGCATTTTGGGTTCGCCGTCGATGAAAATGGTCGCAAGAGCCTTCAATTTTTCGATCTGGATGGGCTGGCCGTTCACAAAATCTACCTGACCGACAAATCCGACGAAGCCGCCTACGACGCGCTGGTTCAAAAATACCTCGCTGCCGACCAGGCAAGTCCAATCGTTACGGTACCCTACCCCGCCAAAGAAGCCGACCCCGCCGGCGACGACGTTGATGTTCAGGCTTTCCAGAGCGAGTGGTTAGCGATGCAGGATACCCACGAGTTTTTCGGCCTGTTGCGCAAATACAAACTGGACCGGGAGCAGGGAATCCGGCTGGCCCCGGAAGGCCACTCGCAGTCTATTTCGGTCGATCAGCTCAAACGCATTTTTGAAACCGCGGCCGAACGCGAACTACCCATCATGATCTTTGCGTCCAGCCCCGGCTGTATCCAGATTCATACCGGGCCGGTTAAAAAGATGGCCAGCATGGGGCCCTGGTTTAACGTGCTGGACCCTGAGTTCAACATGCACCTGCGCGAAGACCAGATCAACAGCATTTGGGTGACCCGGAAGCCAACCAAAGACGGCATTGTAACGGGTCTCGACCTATTCGATCAGCAAGGCAACAGTATCGCGCTGGTATTTGGTAAACGGAAGCCCGGCATTCCCGAAATGAACGAATGGCAGGCCATTGTTAACGAGGTCATAGCCGCCTAA